The following are from one region of the Salvia hispanica cultivar TCC Black 2014 chromosome 1, UniMelb_Shisp_WGS_1.0, whole genome shotgun sequence genome:
- the LOC125224115 gene encoding delta-1-pyrroline-5-carboxylate synthase-like yields MEAADSTRSFLRDVKRIVIKVGTAVVTQADGRLALGRVGSLCEQIHELITDGYEVILVTSGAVGVGRQRLRYRRLVNSSFADLQKPQVELDGKACAAVGQNGLMALYDTLFSQLDTSSAQLLVTDNDFRDPDFRRQLNETVKSLLSLKVVPIFNENDAISTRKAPYEDASGIFWDNDSLAALLALELKADLLVLLSDVDGLYSGPPSDPHSELIHTYVKESHEGLITFGDKSRVGRGGMTAKVKAAVYAAYAGIPVVITSGFAYGNILKVLGGQRIGTLFHRDAHKWATVGELGVREMAVAARDGSRRLQAMSSHERSKILLSVADALEASEKLITAENEADVAEALKAGYDKALVSRLALKPGKVSSLANSIRVLANMEEPVGRVLKRMEMIGLQLFHRPRMNLVIAILVSYIYMCVSGVKIFGGPRASSSLDIPEAHSLHHEYSSLACTIEIVDDVNAAIDHIHQHGSAHTDCIVTDDDEVAEIFLRQVDSAAVFHNASTRFSDGFRFGLGAEVGISTSRIHARGPVGVEGLLTTRWLARGKGQVVNGDKDIVYTHKEMSLQA; encoded by the exons atgGAGGCTGCTGATTCCACTCGTTCGTTTCTCCGAGATGTCAAACGCATCGTCATCAAG GTGGGAACAGCCGTAGTAACTCAAGCCGATGGGCGACTAGCTCTTGGAAGAGTAGGCTCACTTTGTGAGCAG ATCCATGAACTCATCACAGATGGCTACGAGGTGATTTTGGTGACATCAGGTGCTGTTGGTGTTGGCCGCCAACGGCTTAGATACCGGAGATTAGTTAACAGCAG CTTTGCAGACCTCCAAAAGCCGCAAGTGGAACTTGATGGAAAAGCTTGTGCAGCTGTTGGGCAAAATGGTCTTATGGCTCTGTATGACACTTTGTTCAGCCAG TTGGATACGTCCTCAGCACAACTTTTAGTAACTGATAATGATTTTAGAGACCCAGACTTCAGAAGGCAACTGAATGAAACTGTAAAGTCTTTGTTGTCACTGAAGGTGGTTccaatatttaatgaaaatgatgCAATCAGTACCAGGAAAGCTCCATATGAG GACGCTTCTGGAATATTTTGGGATAATGACAGTTTAGCGGCTCTCCTGGCACTGGAGCTAAAAGCTGATCTCCTTGTTCTATTGAGTGATGTAGACGGTCTTTATAGTGGCCCACCAAGTGATCCACATTCTGAACTAATTCATACATACGTTAAGGAAAGCCATGAGGGTCTGATAACTTTTGGAGACAAATCACGAGTGGGAAGAGGAGGGATGACGGCTAAAGTAAAAGCTGCTGTTTATGCTGCTTATGCTGGCATTCCTGTTGTTATCACCAG CGGTTTCGCAtatggaaatattttaaaagtattagGTGGACAACGTATTGGCACGCTATTCCACCGAGATGCACATAAATGGGCCACAGTAGGAGAATTAGGTGTTAGGGAGATGGCAGTGGCTGCCAGAGATGGTTCGCGGAGACTACAG GCAATGTCTTCCCATGAAAGGAGTAAGATTTTGTTGAGTGTTGCGGATGCCTTAGAGGCTAGTGAGAAGCTAATAACTGCTGAAAATGAAGCTGATGTTGCTGAAGCACTAAAGGCTGGATATGACAAGGCGTTAGTATCAAGGCTTGCTTTGAAGCCTGGCAAG GTTTCAAGTCTTGCAAATTCTATTCGTGTGCTTGCTAACATGGAAGAGCCAGTTGGTCGGGTTTTGAAAAGAATGGAG ATGATTGGTTTGCAGCTGTTTCACCGCCCTCGAATGAATTTGGTCATTGCAATACTTGTTAgttatatatacatgtgtgTTTCAGGAGTAAAAATATTTGGTGGACCTCGAGCGAGCTCTTCACTGGACATTCCCGAGGCGCATTCATTACACCACGAATACAGTTCTCTTGCTTGCACCATTGAGATTGTGGACGATGTAAATGCTGCCATTGATCATATACATCAACATGGAAG TGCACATACGGACTGCATTGTAACTGATGACGATGAGGTTGCTGAAATCTTTTTGCGTCAAGTTGACAG TGCTGCCGTGTTTCACAATGCTAGTACAAGATTCAGCGATGGCTTCCGCTTTGGATTAGGTGCAGAG GTTGGTATCAGTACAAGTCGAATTCACGCTCGTGGTCCTGTAGGTGTTGAAGGATTGCTAACAACACGATG GCTTGCAAGAGGAAAAGGACAAGTGGTGAACGGTGATAAAGACATTGTGTATACTCACAAGGAGATGAGTCTTCAAGCGTGA
- the LOC125224122 gene encoding uncharacterized protein LOC125224122 produces the protein MNTDVVFEILLHLPVRSLLRFIGVHKSWYYIINSPHFRKLYNLRRNNNIDEEEYLCFTSDIIYGRKQVSLSLLDNGKSLMSYDFQHIDQRILPLPSPLCRRQDFSGHHVGLGFDEDYKVVQLLRCLVHHCLHANMYSARTNSWSELDNIDQDLVIQYPIKSVCKNGSFVHWQGYTRSEHENIILSFDMKNEVFRTITISRRGDQVLDKYFRFWKVFAILAKGERSFIILVVDTCKLEVFESSGEGSELIWNNVNNVDLYYFWNCNFGSTYDIPFWRNDNCVVLKGRTSREVLLYDYCARKFIKRFEMCGTSASEYDIIEYEGSLISP, from the exons ATGAATACCGATGTGGTGTTTGAGATACTCTTGCATCTTCCTGTTCGATCCCTCTTGAGATTCATAGGTGTCCACAAATCGTGGTATTACATCATTAATTCTCCACACTTTAGAAAATTGTACAACTTGCGCCGTAACAACAACATAGATGAGGAGGAATATCTATGCTTTACTTCTGATATCATTTATGGTCGTAAACAAGTATCGCTAAGTCTCCTAGACAACGGGAAGTCATTGATGTCGTATGACTTTCAGCATATCGACCAAAGG ATTCTACCACTTCCTTCTCCTCTCTGTCGTAGACAAGATTTTAGTGGTCATCATGTGGGACTGGGTTTCGATGAAGATTATAAAGTGGTGCAGTTGCTGCGGTGCTTGGTGCACCACTGTTTACATGCCAATATGTATTCGGCAAGGACAAATTCTTGGAGTGAATTGGATAATATTGATCAAGATTTGGTCATCCAGTATCCCATAAAGTCGGTGTGCAAGAATGGATCCTTTGTCCACTGGCAAGGGTACACAAGGTCAGAgcatgaaaatattatattaagttTTGATATGAAGAATGAAGTGTTTCGAACAATTACAATATCGCGACGGGGTGACCAAGTACTTGATAAGTACTTTAGGTTCTGGAAGGTTTTTGCGATTCTTGCAAAGGGTGAGCGCTCTTTTATTATCCTTGTTGTGGACACATGTAAGTTGGAGGTTTTTGAGTCGAGCGGTGAAGGAAGTGAGCTTATTTGGAATAATGTGAATAATGTggacctatattatttttggaattgCAATTTTGGGTCGACTTatgatattcctttttggaggAACGATAATTGTGTGGTTCTCAAAGGTCGTACATCAAGAGAAGTGCTTTTGTATGATTACTGTGCTCGGAAATTCATCAAACGTTTTGAGATGTGTGGGACTTCGGCCTCGGAATATGATATCATTGAGTATGAAGGAAGCTTGATTTCACCTtag
- the LOC125224130 gene encoding putative F-box protein At3g16210, whose protein sequence is MNIDVLFEILLHLPVRSLLRFIVVHKSWYYIVNSPHFRKLYTLRRNNNKDEEVHLYFRSYFFTGGTQVSINLLDNRKSLISYDFRHIDQSVRSGEVKLLCYISSRGLVCISSRDELGITICNPFLGQFKILPLPSLHCRRYHHFDHHHEGLGFDENYKVVQLLSNHHSLHANLYSAKTNSWSELDNIDQDLVIENPIKSVGKNGSFSHWVGYTRSENKKIILSFDMKNEVFRTTSISLLGDEVFYDSRGFRVLAKSDYSFVVLVFDRQRLKVYESSGEGSELVWNNVSNVELKPFWRRKILKMDDIPIWRNDDCVVVRGSKFGEVILYDYHARKFIRRFNIHSSIHGDDIIEYEGSLISP, encoded by the coding sequence ATGAATATCGATGTGTTGTTTGAGATACTCTTGCACCTTCCCGTTCGATCCCTTTTGAGATTCATAGTTGTCCACAAATCGTGGTATTACATCGTTAATTCTCCACACTTTAGAAAATTGTACACCTTGCGCCGTAACAACAACAAAGATGAGGAGGTACATCTATACTTTCGTTCTTATTTCTTTACTGGTGGTACACAAGTATCAATAAATCTCCTAGATAATAGGAAGTCATTGATATCATATGACTTTCGGCATATCGACCAAAGCGTAAGATCTGGGGAGGTTAAGCTTCTATGCTACATAAGTTCTCGTGGTCTAGTCTGCATAAGTTCTCGTGACGAGTTAGGCATTACAATATGCAATCCTTTTCTTGGTCAATTCAAGATTCTACCACTTCCTTCTCTTCACTGCCGTAGATATCATCATTTTGATCATCATCACGAGGGACTGGGTTTCGACGAAAATTATAAAGTGGTGCAGTTGCTGTCCAATCACCACTCTTTACATGCCAATTTGTATTCGGCGAAGACAAATTCTTGGAGTGAATTGGATAATATTGATCAAGATTTGGTCATCGAGAATCCCATAAAGTCGGTGGGCAAGAATGGATCCTTTTCCCACTGGGTAGGGTACACAAGGTCAGAGAACAAGAAGATCATACTGAGCTTTGATATGAAGAATGAAGTGTTTCGAACAACTTCAATATCACTATTGGGTGATGAAGTGTTTTATGACTCACGTGGTTTTCGTGTTCTAGCAAAGAGTGATTACTCTTTTGTTGTCCTTGTTTTTGACCGTCAGAGGTTGAAGGTTTATGAGTCGAGCGGCGAAGGAAGTGAGCTTGTTTGGAATAATGTGAGTAATGTGGAACTAAAGCCTTTTTGGAGGCGCAAAATTCTGAAGATGGATGATATTCCAATTTGGAGGAATGATGATTGTGTGGTTGTCAGAGGTAGTAAATTTGGAGAAGTGATTTTGTATGATTACCATGCTCGGAAATTCATACGACGTTTCAACATACATAGCTCGATCCATGGTGATGACATCATTGAATATGAAGGAAGCTTGATTTCACCTTAG